The following proteins are co-located in the Halococcus salsus genome:
- a CDS encoding MBL fold metallo-hydrolase: protein MELRFCGGAREVGRSAVLLDDSLLLDYGMKSGTPPGFPVGSVDPEAVVVSHGHLDHVGTVPALLSGDARPPVHWTPPTRDLGLLLARDTLKLRGGTPQCPFTETDVARLTQVSELHDYRERFEAAGHDVTLFDAGHIPGSAHVLVERGGTRILYTGDFHTADQRIVGGSTARPEADVVVCESTYSDVEHEARPAVEERFVESLRTTLWEGGTVVVPAFAIGRTQEVMAICARHDIECYVDGMGKRVTELLRRTSGFVREDALKRANAHARFVSNHGQRERIADGNTVIITTSGMLSGGPAMTYIPLIRGNPVNKVAFVGYQVAGTPGRELLDTGRAEIDGRVMPVSAQVERYDLSAHADHDGLRAFLNSYHDSRILVNHGDRCAAFADELREDGFEASAPERGDVVEV, encoded by the coding sequence ATGGAACTCCGTTTCTGCGGCGGGGCACGCGAGGTCGGCCGGAGTGCGGTTCTCCTCGACGACTCGCTGCTCCTCGATTACGGCATGAAGTCCGGGACCCCGCCCGGGTTTCCCGTCGGCAGCGTCGACCCAGAGGCGGTCGTGGTCTCGCACGGCCACCTCGACCACGTCGGCACCGTCCCCGCGCTCCTCTCGGGCGACGCCCGCCCGCCGGTCCACTGGACGCCGCCGACGCGCGACCTCGGGCTGTTGCTCGCGCGCGACACCCTGAAACTCCGCGGCGGCACCCCGCAGTGTCCGTTCACCGAAACCGACGTCGCCCGGCTCACCCAGGTCTCGGAACTCCACGACTACCGCGAGCGGTTCGAGGCCGCGGGTCACGACGTCACGCTCTTCGACGCGGGTCACATCCCGGGCAGCGCTCACGTGCTCGTCGAGCGCGGCGGGACCCGGATCCTCTATACGGGCGACTTCCACACCGCCGACCAGCGTATCGTCGGCGGGTCGACGGCACGGCCCGAAGCCGACGTCGTGGTGTGTGAGTCGACCTACTCCGACGTCGAGCACGAGGCGCGCCCGGCGGTCGAGGAACGGTTCGTCGAGAGCCTCCGAACCACGCTCTGGGAGGGCGGCACCGTCGTGGTGCCGGCGTTCGCCATCGGTCGTACCCAGGAGGTGATGGCGATCTGTGCCCGTCACGACATCGAGTGCTACGTCGACGGGATGGGGAAACGCGTCACCGAACTCCTCCGGCGCACGTCGGGCTTCGTTCGCGAGGACGCGCTCAAACGGGCGAACGCACACGCCCGGTTCGTCTCGAACCACGGCCAGCGCGAGCGGATCGCCGACGGGAACACGGTGATAATCACCACCAGCGGGATGCTCTCGGGCGGGCCGGCGATGACCTACATCCCGCTCATCCGGGGGAACCCGGTGAACAAGGTCGCCTTCGTGGGCTATCAGGTCGCCGGCACGCCGGGTCGGGAGCTGCTCGACACCGGACGCGCCGAGATCGACGGTCGGGTGATGCCCGTCAGCGCCCAGGTCGAGCGCTACGATCTCTCGGCGCACGCCGACCACGACGGGCTCAGAGCCTTCCTCAACTCCTATCACGATTCGCGAATCCTCGTCAACCACGGGGATAGATGTGCCGCGTTCGCCGACGAGCTTCGGGAGGACGGGTTCGAGGCGAGCGCACCGGAACGCGGTGACGTCGTCGAGGTGTGA
- a CDS encoding non-histone chromosomal MC1 family protein: MARDTDGKRNFALRDANGETSVFSGRTPRQAALKAARRLEPADGESNATREDLRLREKGTHKVHIYEGWAWREDAPDDKPDWMPSTITEANVSKQGIEHLEEL; this comes from the coding sequence ATGGCACGTGATACGGATGGCAAGCGGAACTTCGCACTGCGCGACGCGAACGGCGAGACCAGCGTCTTCTCGGGGCGCACCCCGCGGCAGGCTGCGCTGAAGGCCGCTCGACGGCTCGAACCGGCCGACGGCGAGTCGAACGCGACTCGAGAGGACCTCCGGCTTCGCGAGAAGGGGACCCACAAGGTCCACATCTACGAGGGGTGGGCGTGGCGTGAGGATGCGCCCGACGACAAGCCCGACTGGATGCCCTCGACGATCACCGAGGCGAACGTCTCGAAACAGGGCATCGAACACCTAGAGGAACTGTAG
- the pheT gene encoding phenylalanine--tRNA ligase subunit beta, translating into MPVVDVDPDELRRFTGHETEDDELLADLFELGLEFEGETEDGLFQLEFEADRLDRLSVEGVARSLRYQYGDDRGIYIPNTNAPDWTIEVDESVPDERPYVTGAVVRGVDLDEAGLDSLIQLQEKLHATMGRGRAKGAIGIHDLTMVKGQARVEGSQNSITYRGVEPDGDSFVALDDDAERTPGEILTDHPTGETYADLLDDYERYPAIYDDIGLFSFPPVINGRRTEVDTGSRDLLVELTGTDQWTIDRMCAIICYALDARGATVERVTVEYPDGDLDRPDFEVTEQTVPHDRIERALGVALDEREVVDLLERSGLDAESDPTDDAVYTVSIPPYRTDVLHPVDVIDDIGRAYGFNDLKPEYPDVSTVGGRHERSRHERAVRETLTGLGFEDLLNFHLIGETENFDRMSLDPSDDALGAADPARIAEPYSRDYEVVRTWALPSLLMVLENNTHRRYPQDLAEVGLAAHIDPNEPTNVAEERHVAAVLARTDASFEDAKGRLSSLARAFDVELETPATEHPSFIEGRVASVVLDGEKGGIVGELRPEVLVEHGLELPVVGFEFRADALR; encoded by the coding sequence ATGCCCGTCGTCGACGTCGACCCCGACGAACTCCGGCGGTTCACCGGCCACGAGACCGAGGACGACGAACTCCTCGCGGACCTCTTCGAACTCGGGCTCGAGTTCGAGGGCGAGACCGAGGACGGGCTGTTCCAGCTCGAATTCGAGGCGGATAGGCTCGACAGACTCTCCGTCGAGGGCGTCGCGCGCTCGCTTCGCTATCAGTACGGCGACGATAGGGGGATCTACATCCCGAACACGAACGCGCCCGACTGGACCATCGAGGTCGACGAATCGGTGCCCGACGAACGGCCCTACGTCACGGGCGCGGTGGTTCGAGGTGTGGATCTCGACGAGGCGGGGCTCGACTCGCTGATCCAGTTACAGGAGAAACTCCACGCCACGATGGGTCGCGGGCGCGCGAAGGGGGCCATCGGGATCCACGACCTCACGATGGTCAAAGGCCAGGCCCGGGTCGAGGGCAGTCAGAACTCGATAACGTATCGCGGGGTCGAACCCGATGGCGATAGCTTCGTCGCGCTCGACGACGACGCCGAACGAACCCCCGGGGAGATCCTCACCGACCACCCGACCGGCGAGACCTACGCCGACCTCCTCGACGACTACGAGCGCTATCCCGCGATCTACGACGACATCGGGCTGTTCTCGTTCCCGCCCGTCATCAACGGTCGGCGGACGGAGGTCGACACCGGGAGCCGCGACCTCCTCGTCGAACTCACCGGCACGGACCAATGGACCATCGACCGGATGTGCGCCATCATCTGCTACGCGCTCGACGCCCGCGGCGCGACGGTCGAACGCGTGACCGTCGAGTACCCCGACGGCGACCTCGACCGGCCCGACTTCGAGGTGACCGAACAGACCGTGCCGCACGACCGGATCGAGCGCGCGCTCGGGGTCGCGCTCGACGAACGCGAGGTGGTGGACCTCCTCGAACGCTCGGGTCTCGACGCCGAGTCCGACCCCACCGACGACGCGGTCTACACTGTCTCGATACCGCCCTACCGGACGGACGTGCTCCACCCGGTCGACGTGATCGACGACATCGGGCGGGCCTACGGCTTCAACGACCTCAAACCGGAGTATCCCGACGTCTCCACCGTCGGGGGCCGCCACGAGCGCTCGCGCCACGAACGCGCGGTCCGCGAGACCCTCACCGGGCTCGGCTTCGAGGACCTGTTGAACTTCCACCTCATCGGCGAGACCGAGAACTTCGACCGGATGAGCCTCGACCCGTCGGACGACGCCCTCGGGGCGGCCGACCCCGCCCGGATCGCCGAGCCCTACAGCCGCGACTACGAGGTCGTTCGGACCTGGGCGCTGCCCTCGCTGCTGATGGTGCTCGAAAACAACACCCATCGGCGTTATCCGCAAGACCTTGCGGAGGTCGGACTCGCAGCACACATCGACCCTAACGAGCCAACGAACGTCGCCGAGGAGCGCCACGTTGCCGCCGTCCTCGCACGAACCGACGCCTCGTTCGAGGACGCGAAGGGCCGACTGTCGTCGCTCGCACGCGCGTTCGACGTCGAACTCGAAACGCCCGCGACCGAGCATCCATCGTTCATCGAGGGACGCGTCGCGAGCGTGGTGCTCGACGGAGAAAAGGGAGGGATCGTCGGCGAACTCCGCCCCGAAGTCCTCGTCGAGCACGGCCTCGAACTCCCCGTCGTGGGCTTCGAGTTCCGGGCCGACGCGCTTCGATAG
- a CDS encoding SRPBCC family protein, with product MNFEYRARVDASTTDVFSFVADPRNDRQWNDRVVSVDGFDGGMAVGDRWTRVVRTGGGRSENVEECTRYEAPTTFGYRTVAGRTPVEVTCTLATCDGETAIVYTGSVAFRGVMRVLAPFVQGRIERGIESSVDRLVERFDTATADRTDAGVASEPAI from the coding sequence GTGAATTTCGAATACCGGGCCAGAGTAGACGCATCGACGACCGACGTCTTCTCGTTCGTCGCCGACCCCCGGAACGACCGCCAGTGGAACGACCGGGTCGTATCCGTGGACGGGTTCGACGGCGGGATGGCGGTCGGCGACCGGTGGACGCGCGTGGTCCGAACGGGTGGCGGTCGCTCGGAGAACGTCGAGGAGTGTACCAGGTACGAGGCACCGACGACGTTCGGCTATCGGACGGTCGCCGGACGAACGCCCGTCGAGGTCACGTGCACACTGGCGACGTGCGATGGTGAAACCGCGATCGTCTACACGGGGAGCGTGGCGTTTCGCGGGGTGATGCGGGTGCTCGCGCCGTTCGTTCAGGGACGCATCGAACGCGGGATCGAATCGAGCGTGGATCGGTTGGTCGAACGGTTCGACACCGCCACCGCCGACCGGACCGACGCAGGGGTGGCGAGCGAGCCGGCGATATAG
- a CDS encoding oxidoreductase: MTASDWTADEMGDLSGKTVVVTGANSGLGYEAAREFALHGADVVLACRSVERGTEAGERIREEAPDTRLTVIELDLADLSSVGAFAAAFADTHDELHVLCNNAGVMAIPRRETVDGFETQFGVNHLGHFALTATLLGHLRETEGETRVVTQSSGLHENGEIDFEDLQGEDEYDEWAAYGQSKLANVLFGYELHRRLRGAGIDDVTSVVCHPGYAATDLQRRGPEQSGSRLRLWGMQAANALVAQDAATGALPLLYAATAPDIEGGEYVGPGGLQNMRGYPEEQSSSDRSYDEETARRLWAVSEQLTGVEYDIAPARTV; this comes from the coding sequence ATGACCGCCAGCGACTGGACCGCGGACGAGATGGGGGACCTGAGTGGGAAGACGGTCGTCGTCACGGGTGCGAACAGCGGGCTCGGCTACGAGGCCGCCCGCGAGTTCGCGCTCCACGGGGCCGACGTCGTGCTCGCATGTCGGAGCGTGGAGCGGGGCACCGAGGCGGGCGAACGGATCCGCGAGGAAGCACCCGACACCCGCCTCACGGTGATCGAACTCGACCTGGCTGACCTCTCGTCGGTGGGGGCGTTCGCCGCGGCGTTCGCGGACACCCACGACGAACTCCACGTGCTCTGCAACAACGCCGGCGTGATGGCGATCCCCCGGCGCGAGACGGTCGACGGCTTCGAGACGCAATTCGGGGTGAACCACCTCGGTCACTTCGCGCTCACGGCCACGCTGCTGGGCCACCTCCGCGAGACCGAGGGCGAGACGCGCGTCGTTACCCAGAGCAGCGGGCTCCACGAGAACGGCGAGATCGACTTCGAGGACCTCCAGGGCGAGGACGAATACGACGAGTGGGCTGCCTACGGCCAGAGCAAGCTCGCGAACGTCCTGTTCGGCTACGAGCTCCACCGTCGTCTCCGCGGGGCGGGCATCGACGACGTCACCAGCGTGGTCTGTCACCCCGGCTACGCCGCGACCGACCTCCAGCGGCGCGGCCCCGAACAGTCCGGCTCGCGGCTCCGACTGTGGGGGATGCAGGCCGCGAACGCGCTGGTCGCCCAGGACGCTGCCACCGGAGCGCTCCCGTTGCTCTACGCCGCGACCGCGCCCGACATCGAGGGCGGCGAGTACGTCGGCCCCGGTGGATTGCAGAACATGCGTGGCTACCCCGAGGAGCAGTCGTCGAGCGACCGGTCGTACGACGAGGAAACCGCCCGCCGGCTCTGGGCGGTGTCGGAGCAACTCACCGGCGTCGAGTACGACATCGCACCCGCGCGGACGGTCTGA
- a CDS encoding DUF7537 family lipoprotein produces MVRRTALILVVIALVALAGCSGLSNSGDSTAVPTENGSEPGPTATAVEATATGTSGATAGPTTGASTATATSSETTAGAATATGTRTSAATATATETSTPTETPTTTATPTATTTANGTETATPTDTATPTETATDTPTPTATETATSTETATPTTEAAIGPEPPLDARSIADAHESALQSAGSFTVNASSTLRDPTADGPETETSGARVDLDADTAYQVSRPTDEATRYTYAEGATAYKRNVLSGDSQYETEELGKPLAGSLTGSNRVYETVRAVDYERSGTVTRGGTRLAVYVANGTDSVDTSGALYRGEDVTAFSSTLVMNPETGVVRSLETTRTTDYLSSGEPVTIETTRRFSGVGSTDVGQPGWVDELKND; encoded by the coding sequence ATGGTACGACGAACGGCTCTCATCCTCGTCGTCATCGCGCTCGTCGCGCTCGCCGGCTGCAGCGGTCTCTCGAACAGCGGCGACTCGACCGCCGTGCCCACCGAGAACGGCTCCGAGCCCGGACCGACGGCTACGGCCGTCGAGGCGACGGCGACCGGAACGTCGGGGGCGACGGCAGGACCGACTACGGGCGCGTCGACCGCGACCGCCACGTCGAGCGAGACGACCGCCGGGGCAGCGACGGCCACCGGGACACGAACTTCGGCCGCGACGGCTACGGCAACCGAAACGTCGACACCGACCGAGACGCCGACGACAACGGCGACACCGACAGCGACCACCACAGCGAACGGAACCGAGACCGCCACACCGACGGACACCGCCACGCCAACCGAGACGGCGACCGACACCCCGACCCCGACGGCGACCGAAACAGCAACGTCGACCGAAACCGCGACACCGACGACCGAAGCCGCCATCGGTCCGGAGCCGCCGCTCGACGCCAGGTCGATCGCCGACGCGCACGAGAGCGCGTTGCAGTCGGCCGGGAGCTTCACCGTCAACGCGAGTTCGACGCTCCGCGACCCGACCGCGGACGGTCCCGAGACCGAGACGAGCGGTGCGCGCGTCGACCTCGATGCCGATACCGCCTACCAGGTCTCCCGACCGACCGACGAGGCCACCCGGTACACCTACGCCGAGGGCGCGACGGCTTACAAGCGGAACGTGCTCTCGGGCGACTCCCAGTACGAGACCGAGGAGCTCGGCAAGCCACTGGCGGGGAGCCTCACCGGCAGCAACCGGGTCTACGAGACCGTCCGGGCGGTCGACTACGAGCGCTCGGGTACCGTCACCCGCGGCGGCACCCGACTCGCGGTCTACGTCGCCAACGGCACCGACAGCGTCGACACCTCGGGCGCGCTCTACCGCGGCGAGGACGTCACGGCCTTTAGTTCGACGCTTGTGATGAACCCCGAGACCGGCGTGGTTCGAAGCCTCGAGACCACCCGGACCACCGACTACCTCAGCTCCGGCGAACCCGTCACCATCGAGACCACCCGCCGGTTCTCGGGCGTCGGCTCGACCGACGTCGGCCAGCCGGGCTGGGTCGACGAACTGAAGAACGACTGA
- a CDS encoding DUF7119 family protein has translation MSPDEPTTDRESPIGEPVVRGDPSFAGERAEEAVQFDPDDPESLATAAEVVEAFADDTVESADSVYMLRGAAACAALVRGEGSYKAAAARTGDAVTISFIRKWARVHDLPRSIRQYVAAGEIAPTAAKHIARVSDHARFQLAWAVLDSDLTVREVRAVASAINAGTSPAEALASHDVTLGELRLRLPVETYTELRRRAALRRVDPAEVVANALESPDDAAGERY, from the coding sequence ATGAGCCCGGACGAGCCGACCACCGACCGCGAGTCACCGATCGGCGAGCCCGTCGTCCGGGGAGACCCGAGTTTCGCCGGCGAGCGCGCCGAGGAGGCCGTCCAGTTCGACCCCGACGACCCGGAGAGCCTCGCGACCGCCGCCGAGGTGGTCGAGGCGTTCGCCGACGACACCGTCGAGAGCGCCGACAGCGTCTACATGCTCCGCGGCGCGGCGGCGTGCGCGGCGCTCGTTCGTGGTGAGGGCTCCTACAAGGCCGCCGCCGCCCGCACCGGCGACGCCGTCACCATCTCGTTCATCCGGAAGTGGGCCCGCGTACACGACCTTCCTCGATCCATCCGCCAGTACGTCGCCGCCGGCGAGATCGCGCCCACGGCGGCCAAACACATCGCACGGGTCTCCGACCACGCACGCTTCCAGCTCGCGTGGGCGGTGCTCGACAGCGACCTCACCGTTCGCGAGGTCCGCGCGGTCGCGAGCGCGATCAACGCCGGCACCTCGCCCGCCGAGGCCCTCGCTTCCCACGACGTGACGCTCGGCGAGCTCCGGCTTCGACTCCCGGTCGAGACCTACACCGAACTCAGACGTCGCGCCGCCCTCCGGCGGGTCGACCCCGCCGAGGTGGTCGCCAACGCGCTCGAAAGCCCCGACGACGCCGCCGGCGAGCGGTACTGA
- a CDS encoding endo alpha-1,4 polygalactosaminidase, which translates to MSVRPTVATRSPTPRRAVLGALALSGVAGVGYTLARRTTGGADAASTGPVDGGWTPPPASADWQWQLSGTVNTGYDVALYDVDGFETPRSVLDSLAADGRYLVAYFSGGSYERWRPDADDFPESVLGTGLDGWPGERWLDVTRHDVLEPIMRERARLARAKGFDAIEWDNVDVYANPNTGVSVSATDQLAYNRLLARIAHDHGLAAILKNDAGQAAALEPAFDGCLAEQAYEYDEVDAYAPFLDAGKWLGVCEYQGPLDCADARERGLHLIRKQPRLGPGRPVSCG; encoded by the coding sequence ATGTCCGTCCGTCCCACCGTAGCCACCCGATCGCCGACACCGCGACGCGCCGTTCTCGGCGCGCTCGCGCTCTCCGGCGTGGCGGGGGTCGGCTACACACTCGCTCGCCGCACGACCGGCGGGGCCGACGCCGCTTCGACCGGACCCGTCGACGGTGGATGGACGCCGCCGCCGGCCAGTGCCGACTGGCAGTGGCAGCTCTCCGGGACCGTGAACACCGGCTACGACGTCGCGCTCTACGATGTCGACGGGTTCGAGACGCCGCGGTCGGTCCTCGACTCGCTCGCCGCCGACGGGCGCTACCTCGTGGCCTACTTCTCGGGTGGCTCGTACGAACGGTGGCGACCCGACGCGGACGACTTCCCCGAGTCGGTGTTGGGGACCGGGCTCGACGGCTGGCCCGGCGAGCGGTGGCTCGACGTGACTCGCCACGACGTGCTCGAACCGATCATGCGCGAGCGTGCGCGCCTCGCACGCGCGAAGGGCTTCGACGCCATCGAGTGGGACAACGTCGACGTCTACGCCAACCCGAACACCGGGGTCTCGGTCTCCGCGACGGACCAGCTCGCGTACAACCGGCTGCTCGCGCGGATCGCCCACGACCACGGGCTCGCCGCTATCCTCAAGAACGACGCCGGGCAAGCCGCAGCGCTCGAACCCGCCTTCGACGGCTGTCTCGCCGAACAGGCCTACGAGTACGACGAGGTCGACGCGTACGCACCGTTCCTCGACGCGGGCAAGTGGCTCGGCGTCTGTGAGTACCAGGGGCCACTCGACTGTGCGGACGCACGAGAACGCGGGCTCCACCTCATCCGGAAACAGCCACGGCTCGGCCCCGGTCGCCCAGTCTCGTGTGGCTAG
- a CDS encoding quinone-dependent dihydroorotate dehydrogenase, with amino-acid sequence MTGYDALKPLLFRLPAESVHGVAKTLLGRLQHTPAERALDARYRVEDDRLRTTAFGLDFPNPVGMAAGFDKNAEIPRVLGAFGFGHVEVGGVTAEAQDGNPRPRLFRLPDDRALVNRMGFNNHGADRVGDRLAHARVDVPVGVNIGKSKSTPLDDAAADYVYTYERCSTGDYFVVNVSSPNTPGLRDLQNRAHLERILGALREAGASPLLVKLSPDLTDDAVAEAVAVAEDEGLDGIIATNTTTERPPSLRGTHRDENGGLSGKPLDARATRAVRFVAERTDLPVVGVGGVSSAAGAYRKIRAGASLVQLYTGFVYEGPAIARDINRGLLEMLDRDGFDSIADAVGADLY; translated from the coding sequence ATGACAGGCTATGACGCGCTGAAACCGCTGTTGTTTCGTCTCCCGGCCGAATCGGTCCACGGAGTCGCGAAGACGCTTCTCGGACGCCTCCAGCACACCCCAGCCGAGCGCGCGCTCGACGCACGGTACCGGGTCGAGGACGACCGGCTCCGAACGACCGCGTTCGGGCTCGACTTCCCGAACCCCGTCGGGATGGCGGCCGGCTTCGACAAGAACGCCGAGATCCCGCGGGTCCTCGGCGCGTTCGGCTTCGGCCACGTCGAGGTCGGTGGCGTCACCGCCGAAGCGCAGGACGGCAACCCGCGCCCGCGGCTGTTCCGGCTGCCGGACGACCGCGCGCTCGTCAACCGGATGGGGTTCAACAACCACGGGGCCGACCGGGTCGGTGACCGCCTCGCGCACGCACGCGTGGACGTTCCAGTTGGTGTCAACATCGGGAAGTCGAAGTCCACCCCGCTCGACGACGCGGCCGCCGATTACGTCTACACCTACGAGCGCTGCTCGACGGGCGATTACTTCGTGGTCAACGTATCGAGCCCCAACACGCCGGGGCTCCGCGACCTCCAGAACCGCGCACACCTCGAACGGATCCTCGGAGCCCTCCGCGAGGCGGGCGCGAGCCCGCTGCTCGTCAAGCTCTCGCCCGACCTCACCGACGACGCGGTCGCCGAGGCCGTCGCCGTGGCCGAGGACGAGGGACTCGACGGGATCATCGCGACGAACACCACCACCGAACGGCCCCCCTCGCTTCGGGGAACACACCGAGACGAAAACGGAGGCCTATCTGGGAAGCCGTTGGACGCGCGCGCGACACGTGCGGTCCGGTTCGTCGCCGAGCGCACCGACCTCCCCGTCGTCGGGGTCGGTGGCGTGTCGAGCGCGGCGGGTGCCTACCGGAAGATCCGGGCGGGCGCGTCGCTGGTGCAGCTCTATACGGGGTTCGTCTACGAGGGGCCGGCCATCGCGCGCGACATCAACCGAGGACTCCTCGAAATGCTCGACCGCGACGGGTTCGACTCCATCGCGGACGCGGTCGGTGCGGACCTCTACTGA
- a CDS encoding phenylalanine--tRNA ligase subunit alpha codes for MRLPEAQLAVLEAASATEARPIDEIATETGTNPTTVTGAAFALEDEGLLDVVEHSRTTATLTEEGREYADSGLPETRLYEAADGMDGDAEMGPVISASGLDGPAVDIALSNFARKGYGEIESGTVSTDPEADPNDDPEHAALVSLADGASIADEELLDRLASRGLVQREETVVREVRLTDDGVTALMEGVETADTVGQLTPDLLTTGEWRDVEFAEYNVAADAERVDGGRIHPLRQTAERVKDVLVGMGFEEMDGPHADAEFWINDALFMPQDHPARTHWDQFTLADPPEIDDLPADLVEGVKRAHLEGVDDGEGYHSPWAEDVARGLTLRGHTTSLSARYLSGEAVGDLEPPQRFFSVEKVYRNDTLDATHLLEFFQIEGWVMAEDLSVRDLMGTFTEFYEQFGITDLQFKPTYNPYTEPSFELFGEHPTTGELVEIGNSGLFRPEMLDPLGVDCDVMAWGLALERLLMLTHGFEDIRDVHGTLVDLDFLRNAEVVY; via the coding sequence ATGAGACTCCCCGAAGCACAGCTCGCGGTGCTCGAAGCCGCGAGCGCGACCGAGGCACGACCGATCGACGAGATCGCGACCGAGACAGGCACGAATCCCACGACCGTCACCGGCGCGGCCTTCGCGCTCGAAGACGAGGGGCTCCTCGACGTCGTCGAACACAGCCGGACGACGGCGACCCTCACCGAGGAGGGCCGCGAATACGCGGATTCCGGCCTCCCCGAGACCCGGCTCTACGAGGCCGCCGACGGGATGGACGGCGACGCCGAGATGGGACCCGTCATCAGTGCGTCCGGGCTCGACGGCCCGGCGGTCGACATCGCGCTCTCGAACTTCGCCCGGAAGGGCTACGGCGAGATCGAATCGGGAACCGTCAGCACCGACCCCGAGGCCGACCCCAACGACGACCCCGAACACGCGGCGCTCGTCTCGCTCGCCGACGGTGCGTCGATAGCCGACGAAGAGCTCCTCGACCGCCTCGCGAGCCGGGGTCTCGTCCAGCGCGAGGAGACCGTCGTGCGCGAGGTCCGACTCACCGACGACGGCGTGACGGCGCTGATGGAGGGCGTCGAGACCGCCGACACTGTCGGCCAGCTCACCCCCGACCTTCTCACGACCGGCGAGTGGCGCGACGTCGAGTTTGCCGAGTACAACGTCGCGGCCGACGCCGAGCGGGTCGACGGCGGGCGGATCCACCCGCTCCGACAAACAGCTGAACGAGTGAAAGACGTCCTAGTCGGGATGGGCTTCGAGGAGATGGACGGCCCGCACGCCGACGCGGAGTTCTGGATCAACGACGCGCTGTTCATGCCCCAGGACCACCCCGCGAGAACCCACTGGGACCAGTTCACGCTCGCGGACCCGCCGGAGATCGACGACCTTCCCGCCGACCTCGTCGAGGGGGTCAAGCGCGCGCACTTGGAGGGAGTCGACGACGGCGAGGGCTATCACTCGCCGTGGGCCGAGGACGTCGCGCGCGGCCTCACACTGCGTGGACACACCACCTCGCTGTCGGCCCGCTACCTCTCGGGTGAGGCGGTCGGCGACCTCGAACCGCCACAGCGGTTCTTCAGCGTCGAGAAGGTCTACCGCAACGACACGCTCGACGCGACGCACCTCCTCGAGTTCTTCCAGATCGAGGGCTGGGTGATGGCCGAGGACCTCTCGGTTCGGGACCTGATGGGCACCTTCACCGAGTTCTACGAACAGTTCGGGATCACGGATCTCCAGTTCAAGCCGACCTACAACCCCTACACCGAGCCGAGCTTCGAGCTCTTCGGCGAACATCCCACGACGGGGGAACTCGTCGAGATCGGCAACTCCGGGCTCTTTCGCCCCGAGATGCTCGACCCGTTGGGCGTCGACTGTGACGTGATGGCGTGGGGACTCGCGCTCGAACGCCTCCTGATGCTCACCCACGGCTTCGAGGACATTCGCGACGTCCACGGGACGCTCGTCGACCTCGACTTCCTCCGGAACGCGGAGGTGGTCTACTGA